CGACGGCTGGTCCGCCGAAGAATTGTTCGAAGCCTATCCCGAACTGTGCCCGGAACACATCCGCGCCGCGCAGAGCTATGCGGCCGCCTGCCTCGCATCCGACGAGGCCGTATTCCTTGCCGGAAAAGCACCGTGAAAATACTGGCCGACGAGAATATCGAACCATTTCTCGTTGGTTAGTTGCGCGGACAAGGCCATGACGTGCTTAGTGTCCGCGAAACAGACCGGGGCGCGTCTGATACCGACGTGCTTCGCATGGCCGCGGAGTCGGACCGGGTATTGTTGACCGCCGGCAAGGACTTTGGAGATCTCGTGTTCCGGCAAGGGCGCGGCGCCGCGGGCATCATACTGCTTCGCCTGCGCACCGTGTCTCGCCAGGAGTCCTCCATTTTGTCCAGCAGCATTTTGCCGCCATGGAACGCGCGGCGCCCGGACACTTCGTCACAGCCACCAGCCGCGCCCTGCGCGTACGCCCGCTGCTGCCGCGCGATGACGGGTAATCGGCGGCTGTCGCGTACCGGGCCCTTGCCATGCGGGGACCAC
The window above is part of the Candidatus Hydrogenedentota bacterium genome. Proteins encoded here:
- a CDS encoding DUF433 domain-containing protein; the encoded protein is DGWSAEELFEAYPELCPEHIRAAQSYAAACLASDEAVFLAGKAP
- a CDS encoding DUF5615 family PIN-like protein, producing the protein MLSVRETDRGASDTDVLRMAAESDRVLLTAGKDFGDLVFRQGRGAAGIILLRLRTVSRQESSILSSSILPPWNARRPDTSSQPPAAPCAYARCCRAMTGNRRLSRTGPLPCGDHSSYGHYPQENGRHASPTPPMFRRVHVSPPDRILRDVRGLLRQHLVALDKRRMRPFLPDLVSGAQGGGQDNTKQSFSEKCVPKCNFGTS